A single Carnobacterium alterfunditum DSM 5972 DNA region contains:
- a CDS encoding endonuclease MutS2 encodes MNKKILQTLEFNKIIQAVVNLAASDLGKEHVLSLAPSINKEEVESWQDETEDGTKILKLRGRMPIPKLQNVRPHLKRLDIGASLNGLEIAQIGKILRTTSEINRFFEKLKESGIEMKRLYDLAENFITTPALNQSIREKVDEDGLVMSDASPALKGIRTGIKRGENNVREKLDGIVRGKSAQYLSDTIITIRNDRYVIPVKQEYRSHFGGVVHDQSSTGQTLFVEPQSVVELNNRLRQLQIEERREIDRILAEISNEIAPYSKDILNNMFLLGKLDFIGAKASYAKTIAANRPFINDENEVKLLSARHPLLDPESVVANDILIGGENQAVIITGPNTGGKTIILKTLGLLQLMGQSGLQIPVAPDSQIGIFTEIFADIGDEQSIEQSLSTFSSHMTNIVSILDRMDNKSLIIFDELGAGTDPQEGAALAIAILDKVGTVGSYVMVTSHYPELKAYGYNRPQTINASMEFDVDTLSPTYRLLIGVPGRSNAFEISKRLGLSEEVIDSARQLIDGESQNLNEMITDLENRRKMAETEYLEVRYYVDEAEQLYIDLQTAVQQFYTEREELMKKARKKANSIVEEAEETADQIIKELRKKQISGQYEGVKEHELIDAKKQLSGLRQEEALAKNKVLKKAKAKQVMKPGDDVMVQSFGQKGVLMEKADKNFWVVQMGMLKMKLKESDLTLTEPEKEPNRKMITSVRSESSSHVSPQLDLRGERYENALAELDKYLDAALLANYPQVTIVHGKGTGAIRQGVTDALKKHPSIKEFHYAPPNQGGNGATIVEFKS; translated from the coding sequence ATGAATAAAAAAATCCTTCAAACACTAGAATTCAATAAAATTATCCAAGCTGTCGTAAATCTTGCAGCATCTGATTTAGGGAAAGAACACGTCTTATCTTTAGCTCCTTCAATCAATAAGGAAGAAGTAGAATCGTGGCAAGATGAAACAGAAGACGGAACAAAAATTTTGAAATTACGAGGTAGAATGCCGATTCCAAAATTACAAAATGTTCGTCCCCATCTAAAACGTTTGGATATCGGTGCTAGCTTAAATGGATTAGAAATCGCACAAATCGGAAAAATTTTGCGTACAACTTCTGAAATAAATCGTTTTTTCGAAAAATTAAAAGAATCTGGAATTGAAATGAAACGGTTATATGATTTAGCTGAAAACTTTATTACAACACCTGCTTTGAATCAATCGATTCGTGAAAAAGTAGATGAAGACGGCCTTGTTATGAGTGATGCAAGTCCTGCTTTAAAAGGAATACGCACGGGCATTAAACGAGGGGAAAATAACGTTCGTGAAAAATTAGATGGGATCGTTCGCGGAAAAAGTGCGCAGTATTTAAGTGATACGATCATAACGATCCGCAATGATCGGTATGTCATCCCTGTGAAACAAGAATACCGCAGCCATTTTGGCGGCGTGGTACATGACCAAAGCTCGACAGGTCAAACCTTATTTGTTGAGCCGCAAAGTGTAGTAGAATTGAATAATCGCTTACGTCAGCTTCAAATTGAAGAACGTCGTGAAATCGATCGTATCTTAGCTGAAATTTCAAATGAAATCGCCCCATATAGCAAAGATATTTTAAATAATATGTTTTTATTAGGGAAATTAGATTTTATTGGTGCAAAAGCAAGTTATGCTAAAACAATTGCTGCTAATCGTCCATTTATCAATGATGAAAATGAAGTGAAATTATTAAGTGCACGCCACCCTTTACTGGATCCTGAATCTGTTGTAGCGAATGATATTTTAATTGGCGGAGAAAATCAAGCAGTCATTATCACAGGCCCAAATACCGGTGGGAAAACCATAATCCTAAAAACATTAGGATTATTGCAATTGATGGGACAATCAGGGCTGCAAATACCTGTTGCTCCAGATAGTCAAATCGGCATATTTACTGAAATATTTGCTGATATTGGAGACGAACAATCGATCGAACAAAGCTTAAGCACCTTTTCTTCACATATGACAAATATCGTTTCTATTCTAGACCGGATGGACAACAAAAGTTTGATTATTTTTGATGAACTGGGAGCAGGAACAGATCCACAAGAAGGCGCTGCTCTGGCAATAGCTATTCTGGATAAAGTAGGTACTGTCGGTAGTTATGTTATGGTAACGTCGCATTATCCTGAATTAAAAGCCTATGGCTATAATCGCCCACAAACAATCAATGCTAGTATGGAGTTCGATGTAGATACATTGAGTCCAACTTACCGTTTATTGATTGGCGTCCCAGGACGCAGTAATGCTTTTGAAATCTCTAAGCGATTAGGTTTAAGTGAAGAAGTGATCGATTCGGCTCGCCAATTGATTGATGGAGAAAGTCAAAATTTAAATGAAATGATCACCGATTTAGAAAATAGACGTAAAATGGCTGAAACGGAATATCTTGAAGTACGTTATTATGTAGATGAAGCTGAACAACTGTATATTGATTTACAAACAGCTGTGCAGCAGTTTTATACAGAACGTGAAGAACTAATGAAAAAAGCTCGTAAAAAAGCCAATAGTATTGTCGAAGAGGCAGAAGAGACAGCAGATCAAATTATTAAAGAGCTACGTAAAAAACAAATTTCAGGCCAGTATGAAGGTGTAAAAGAACATGAACTGATCGATGCTAAAAAGCAACTGTCTGGATTAAGACAAGAAGAAGCTTTAGCAAAAAATAAAGTGTTGAAAAAAGCCAAAGCGAAGCAAGTTATGAAACCAGGTGATGATGTTATGGTACAGTCATTTGGGCAAAAGGGCGTTTTAATGGAAAAAGCAGACAAAAACTTTTGGGTCGTTCAAATGGGTATGTTGAAAATGAAACTTAAAGAAAGTGATTTAACTCTGACTGAGCCAGAAAAAGAACCTAATCGTAAAATGATCACTTCAGTACGTTCAGAATCAAGCAGTCATGTTTCGCCTCAATTAGATTTAAGAGGTGAAAGATATGAGAATGCTCTAGCAGAACTAGACAAATATTTAGATGCAGCTCTTTTAGCTAATTATCCTCAAGTTACGATCGTACATGGAAAGGGAACTGGAGCTATCCGCCAAGGCGTGACTGATGCATTAAAAAAACATCCTTCAATAAAAGAATTCCATTATGCTCCACCTAATCAAGGAGGAAATGGCGCAACGATAGTAGAATTCAAATCATAA
- a CDS encoding ISLre2 family transposase gives MDRIITKLYEIIKESSDLIATEESIQLYMYEVFTELVGDIFTHMNQVIKEQKQGEGWKVKRDDWKTVQFIFGPVRYRRTLMVDQESQNHYPLDDWLGIRNYQRHSPLVEVKVAELASKCTYRDTAELLKEWTAVTISHQTVGSLLKRVGGAQAREDEEMVVELDEAVELPEGKKVDYFYAEADGIFVRGTEKRKSLEVRHALLYEGWEKNGKRVSLKEPKAIMTTKKTAGFWAEVQAFTASHYALQQAQVITNSDGGQGYTADKFQEAFSQSNYPVVNQLDSYHIFQGLNRAFGSQTSLFKQKVNQALKTHDLNELTIWLDTYESTLDETPAVEKLTTFRTYVLRNWDRIFDWREKVEQVPQDARGLGAMESNQRHISFRMKKRGMHWSEEGCEAMVKVKQGILNHTLRDAYLHQQNRSTRQQRKLKQTVRLSSLLHQKTRQSVGAKDGTMPLYASHSSAMGKLIKSFR, from the coding sequence ATGGATAGAATTATAACAAAATTATATGAAATAATAAAGGAATCGAGCGATTTAATCGCTACAGAGGAGTCTATACAACTCTATATGTATGAAGTATTCACTGAATTAGTAGGAGATATCTTCACCCATATGAATCAAGTGATCAAAGAACAAAAACAAGGCGAAGGCTGGAAAGTGAAACGAGACGATTGGAAAACCGTTCAGTTTATTTTTGGTCCTGTTCGTTATCGCCGTACCTTAATGGTCGATCAAGAGAGTCAAAATCATTATCCGCTAGATGACTGGTTAGGCATTCGAAACTACCAACGCCATAGTCCACTCGTAGAAGTGAAAGTAGCAGAACTAGCTAGTAAGTGTACCTACCGGGACACCGCTGAATTATTGAAAGAATGGACGGCAGTCACTATTAGTCACCAAACAGTCGGCAGTCTTCTTAAACGAGTTGGAGGAGCACAAGCACGTGAAGATGAAGAAATGGTAGTAGAACTAGACGAAGCCGTCGAGTTGCCAGAAGGTAAAAAAGTGGACTATTTTTACGCCGAGGCTGATGGCATTTTTGTTCGTGGGACGGAAAAGAGAAAAAGCTTAGAAGTTCGTCATGCGCTACTTTACGAAGGCTGGGAGAAAAATGGAAAGAGAGTCTCCTTAAAGGAGCCTAAAGCGATCATGACGACTAAAAAAACGGCTGGTTTTTGGGCAGAAGTTCAAGCCTTTACTGCGAGTCATTATGCGTTACAACAAGCTCAAGTCATTACCAATAGTGACGGTGGACAAGGCTATACCGCAGACAAATTTCAAGAAGCCTTTTCTCAGTCGAACTATCCTGTAGTCAATCAGTTAGACTCTTATCACATCTTCCAAGGCTTAAATCGCGCGTTTGGTTCACAGACTAGCCTCTTTAAACAGAAGGTCAATCAAGCTTTAAAAACACATGATTTAAATGAGTTAACAATCTGGTTGGATACTTATGAAAGCACACTAGACGAGACACCAGCAGTGGAAAAACTGACTACCTTTAGAACATACGTATTACGGAATTGGGATCGAATTTTCGATTGGCGTGAAAAAGTAGAACAGGTTCCGCAGGACGCAAGAGGTTTAGGCGCAATGGAGTCGAATCAGCGGCATATTTCTTTTCGGATGAAAAAGCGTGGGATGCATTGGAGCGAAGAAGGCTGTGAAGCCATGGTAAAGGTAAAACAAGGCATCTTAAATCACACGTTACGTGACGCCTATCTTCACCAACAAAATAGGAGTACGAGACAACAACGCAAGCTGAAACAAACGGTTCGTTTATCGTCGCTATTGCATCAGAAGACACGTCAGTCGGTTGGTGCAAAGGATGGGACAATGCCGTTGTATGCTTCTCATTCATCAGCAATGGGGAAACTCATAAAAAGTTTTCGTTAA
- the trxA gene encoding thioredoxin, which produces MVQAVTDANFEAETKDGLSITDFWAAWCGPCRMQSPVLEELDEEIGDKVKIVKMDVDANSEVPSSFGIMSIPTLLVKKDGQVVEKLIGYHNKEQIEDVIAKYK; this is translated from the coding sequence ATGGTACAAGCAGTAACCGATGCAAATTTTGAAGCAGAAACAAAAGATGGTTTATCAATAACAGATTTTTGGGCAGCATGGTGTGGCCCTTGTCGCATGCAATCACCAGTATTAGAAGAACTAGATGAAGAAATTGGGGATAAAGTAAAAATAGTGAAGATGGATGTTGACGCTAATTCTGAAGTACCAAGCTCTTTTGGTATTATGAGTATTCCTACGTTATTAGTTAAAAAAGACGGTCAAGTTGTTGAAAAGTTGATTGGTTATCACAATAAAGAACAAATCGAAGATGTTATCGCAAAATATAAATAA
- a CDS encoding IS3 family transposase, with protein MSKKLYTEYEIEILQKNPNVKSASSKSITYSPVFKIKVVKESKSGMTSTAIFENAGLPEDLLGKGKAHQCVRRWKNSMAIRGQEGFHTETRGKGTRSEGGKMGSIEEQLEEAKARIAYLEGNLDLVKKLEFQGRSVKNEKGNVLKTCERYELINSIIREYSLKGMVKSLCEIAEVSRSGYYYWKNNEATRYKRYEQDSNDFELLYQVYIEKNKCGVEEIKMALEAEYDIVMNHKKIRRILRIYGIMSPIRKAKPYKKMMKATQEHKTKKNLVNRDFDRGTPYKVLLTDITYLPYGNSQMAYLSAVKDGATGEIVAHHFATSLKMNLVYQTLGKLECITSDMPYTERYLHSDQGFHYTNPTYQSNVEKMGFIQSMSRRGNCWDNAPMESFFGHMKDVILSERHESLQGLWNSVEEYISFYNHSRYQKKLKKMTPVAYRDHLLWTA; from the coding sequence ATGAGCAAAAAATTATATACAGAATATGAAATAGAGATATTGCAAAAAAATCCTAATGTAAAATCAGCATCTTCAAAAAGCATTACCTACTCGCCTGTTTTTAAAATTAAAGTAGTAAAGGAAAGTAAGAGTGGAATGACCTCAACGGCCATATTTGAAAATGCTGGTCTGCCTGAAGATCTTCTAGGCAAAGGAAAAGCTCATCAATGTGTGCGTCGTTGGAAAAATAGTATGGCAATAAGAGGACAAGAAGGCTTCCATACCGAAACTCGCGGGAAAGGTACACGATCAGAAGGCGGAAAAATGGGATCTATCGAGGAGCAGCTGGAAGAAGCAAAAGCACGTATAGCGTATCTGGAAGGCAATTTAGATTTAGTAAAAAAATTAGAATTTCAAGGAAGGAGCGTGAAAAACGAGAAAGGAAACGTTCTGAAAACCTGTGAGCGGTATGAATTAATCAATTCAATCATACGAGAATATAGTCTTAAAGGCATGGTTAAGTCTTTGTGTGAAATTGCCGAAGTTAGTCGTAGTGGTTATTATTATTGGAAGAACAATGAGGCCACACGTTATAAGAGGTACGAACAGGACAGCAATGATTTCGAATTGCTTTATCAAGTATACATTGAGAAAAACAAATGTGGTGTAGAAGAAATAAAGATGGCATTAGAAGCTGAATATGATATCGTAATGAACCATAAAAAAATTCGAAGAATCCTTCGAATCTACGGTATCATGTCGCCCATTAGAAAAGCTAAACCTTACAAGAAAATGATGAAGGCAACACAAGAACACAAAACCAAGAAAAATCTTGTTAATCGTGATTTTGATAGAGGAACGCCTTATAAAGTATTGCTTACTGATATTACATATTTACCTTACGGTAATAGCCAAATGGCCTACCTCTCTGCCGTTAAGGATGGTGCAACAGGAGAGATCGTTGCCCACCACTTCGCTACTTCTTTAAAGATGAATTTGGTTTATCAAACTTTGGGAAAATTAGAATGCATCACAAGTGATATGCCTTATACAGAAAGATACTTGCATTCTGATCAAGGCTTCCACTACACCAATCCTACATATCAAAGTAATGTTGAAAAAATGGGATTTATACAATCCATGTCTAGAAGAGGTAACTGCTGGGATAATGCCCCAATGGAGTCCTTTTTTGGTCATATGAAGGACGTAATCCTCTCAGAAAGACATGAAAGCCTTCAGGGTTTGTGGAATTCTGTAGAAGAATATATTTCGTTTTACAATCATAGTCGTTATCAAAAAAAATTAAAGAAGATGACCCCCGTTGCTTATCGGGATCATCTTCTATGGACTGCATAA
- a CDS encoding helix-turn-helix domain-containing protein, translated as MTYICQTFGEDFKKIRENKNYTQQYVAKDAMARSTYTKFEMGSIVPTITKYFEVLNNLDMSHEEFNYIHNDYQLQGKDAILYQFRTIAINSDLKILFKVKETAKIYLTEHKDNVIQDIFDICSALITLSKTNDLTQAAPHAEKVWHRIAQLDKWYLTELHLLNNILFFFDFDTSLLISKRALVELENYDHFHEATALKLAYSMNLIYLLMENKNYIQALEKADNLIALSKKNGRYRMLGVLYVRKGIVLTKLGKTESELWIKKGFYLLEAIEDFSLKEELKKEIVYYLDHYSGEESK; from the coding sequence ATGACATATATCTGTCAAACTTTTGGTGAAGATTTTAAAAAAATAAGAGAAAATAAAAACTATACCCAACAATATGTTGCAAAAGATGCAATGGCACGCTCGACCTACACTAAGTTTGAAATGGGCAGTATTGTTCCAACCATCACTAAATATTTTGAAGTTTTAAATAATTTAGATATGAGCCATGAAGAATTCAACTACATTCATAACGACTATCAATTACAGGGAAAAGATGCCATACTCTATCAATTTAGAACGATTGCCATAAATAGTGATTTAAAGATTCTGTTTAAAGTTAAAGAAACAGCGAAAATCTATTTAACCGAACACAAAGATAATGTTATACAAGATATTTTTGACATTTGTAGTGCTCTTATTACACTTTCAAAAACCAATGACTTAACACAAGCAGCACCTCATGCCGAAAAAGTTTGGCATCGAATTGCTCAGCTCGATAAGTGGTACTTAACAGAATTACATTTATTGAATAATATCCTTTTCTTCTTTGATTTTGATACTTCTCTTCTCATTTCAAAACGTGCCTTAGTAGAATTAGAAAATTACGATCATTTTCATGAGGCAACAGCATTAAAGTTGGCATACTCCATGAATTTAATTTACTTGCTAATGGAAAATAAAAACTATATACAAGCTCTTGAAAAAGCAGATAATTTAATCGCATTAAGTAAAAAAAATGGAAGGTACCGCATGCTTGGCGTACTGTATGTACGAAAAGGTATTGTTTTAACTAAATTAGGTAAAACTGAATCAGAACTATGGATCAAAAAAGGTTTTTATTTATTGGAAGCCATTGAAGATTTTTCATTAAAGGAAGAACTCAAAAAAGAAATTGTTTATTATTTAGATCATTATTCGGGGGAAGAATCAAAATGA
- a CDS encoding IS30 family transposase, with product MTYTHITMDELVMIEAYYHQGIPVAKIAAYLNRTRTPINNVIRFFRAGHTAFEYYLRYKKNKKQCGREKVVLPEEQHLYIKEKVAEGWTPDVIIGRKEMTIDCSVRTLYRQFKEKTFDEATLPMKGKRKPNGHQERRGRQAYKRNISERIIDYPTFKEEFGHIEGDTIVGVRHKSAVITLVEILSKAIITLKPKGRKACDIESAMNQWFQSIPKKLFKSITFDCGKEFSNWKSLCNQHDVAIYFADPGTPSQRALNENSNGLLRKDGLPKEMDFNEVDQAFVSSVAHKRNIIPRKSLNYQTPLEVFMSYMDEDILYSLI from the coding sequence ATGACCTATACCCATATTACCATGGATGAACTAGTGATGATAGAAGCTTATTACCATCAAGGTATTCCAGTTGCTAAAATAGCTGCTTACTTGAATCGTACTCGAACACCGATTAATAATGTTATCAGGTTCTTCAGAGCAGGACATACAGCTTTCGAGTATTACCTACGGTATAAGAAAAACAAGAAGCAGTGTGGACGCGAAAAAGTTGTTTTACCAGAAGAACAACATCTTTATATCAAGGAAAAAGTAGCTGAAGGCTGGACGCCTGATGTCATTATTGGCCGTAAAGAAATGACAATAGACTGTTCCGTACGAACACTTTATAGACAATTTAAAGAAAAAACATTCGATGAAGCTACCCTTCCAATGAAAGGGAAAAGAAAGCCTAACGGACATCAAGAACGTAGAGGTAGACAAGCTTATAAACGAAATATCTCTGAAAGAATAATAGATTATCCAACATTTAAAGAAGAATTTGGTCATATCGAAGGAGATACCATTGTAGGTGTCCGCCACAAAAGTGCGGTCATTACTCTAGTAGAGATTTTATCGAAAGCTATCATTACCTTAAAGCCCAAAGGGCGTAAAGCCTGCGACATTGAGAGTGCTATGAATCAATGGTTCCAATCCATACCAAAAAAATTATTCAAATCCATTACTTTTGATTGCGGTAAGGAGTTCTCCAACTGGAAATCTTTGTGCAACCAGCATGATGTCGCTATCTACTTCGCTGACCCTGGAACGCCTTCACAACGAGCTTTAAACGAGAATTCTAATGGGCTTCTTCGAAAAGATGGATTGCCAAAAGAAATGGATTTCAACGAAGTTGATCAGGCTTTCGTATCGTCTGTTGCACACAAACGGAATATAATTCCAAGAAAGTCATTAAATTACCAAACACCGCTGGAAGTTTTTATGAGTTACATGGATGAAGATATTTTGTATAGCTTAATTTGA
- a CDS encoding alpha/beta fold hydrolase — protein sequence MRAMYIRSEDEYLYCRVLGDGEPLLLLHGNGEDHQIFEQQLLYFSKKFKVIALDSRGHGCSNHGEKLLTFQRMAQDILVVLRYLNVSKVTIMGFSDGGNLALYFASHYPEKVNKLIVVGANYKVDGLEKKSLTEVKRDYILFAILSKFSSKAERKKQVIDLMWHKLDLKSVDLITIKAPTLVVAGEYDVIEESHTKKLHKLISTSKLVIVPKASHFLMVEKYKEFNQLAENFLYDKTRFS from the coding sequence ATGAGAGCGATGTATATCCGATCAGAAGATGAGTACCTCTACTGCAGAGTTTTAGGAGATGGGGAACCTTTATTATTACTTCATGGAAATGGCGAAGATCATCAAATATTTGAGCAACAATTGCTGTATTTTAGTAAAAAATTTAAAGTCATCGCATTAGATTCGAGAGGACATGGATGCTCCAATCATGGGGAAAAGCTGTTAACATTTCAAAGAATGGCTCAAGATATCCTTGTAGTTCTACGCTACCTTAATGTATCAAAAGTAACGATCATGGGTTTTAGTGATGGAGGAAATTTAGCACTGTATTTCGCTAGTCATTATCCAGAAAAGGTAAACAAACTTATTGTGGTTGGTGCTAATTATAAAGTAGATGGATTAGAAAAAAAATCATTAACTGAAGTGAAAAGAGACTACATTTTATTTGCTATTTTAAGTAAATTTTCTTCGAAAGCTGAGAGAAAAAAACAAGTCATTGATCTTATGTGGCATAAATTAGATTTGAAATCTGTTGATTTAATAACCATAAAAGCTCCTACATTGGTAGTAGCGGGTGAGTATGATGTTATTGAAGAAAGTCATACTAAAAAACTGCATAAATTGATCAGCACCAGTAAGCTAGTCATCGTACCAAAAGCAAGTCATTTTTTGATGGTTGAAAAATATAAAGAATTCAATCAACTCGCAGAGAATTTTTTGTACGACAAAACCAGATTTTCTTAA
- the trhA gene encoding PAQR family membrane homeostasis protein TrhA yields the protein MREETMYTKKYLVTNEVLNAITHGIGAILSIVGMVLLIMKAVNTGTTLELVSYCIYGFSQFLLYLSSTLYHSLIFTRARKIFKIFDHSSIFLLIAGAYTPIALITIGGAIGWTLFGIVWVIAIFGIIYKCLWIEKFKKMSTLLYIGMGWLSIFAVKPMYIGLGFEGFALLLAGGLSFTIGTIFYSMRNVKYMHVLWHLFVLAGTGFIYFSILLYG from the coding sequence ATGAGAGAAGAAACAATGTATACAAAGAAATACTTAGTCACCAATGAAGTTCTGAATGCAATCACTCATGGCATAGGAGCTATTCTAAGTATAGTAGGAATGGTATTACTCATTATGAAAGCTGTGAACACAGGAACCACTTTAGAATTGGTTTCTTATTGTATATATGGCTTTTCACAATTTTTACTCTACTTAAGTTCAACACTTTACCACAGCCTTATTTTTACACGTGCAAGAAAAATTTTTAAAATCTTTGATCACAGCAGCATCTTTCTGTTGATTGCTGGGGCATATACGCCTATCGCTCTGATCACGATCGGTGGGGCAATAGGATGGACCTTATTTGGGATTGTTTGGGTAATTGCTATTTTTGGAATTATTTATAAATGTCTCTGGATTGAAAAATTCAAAAAAATGTCGACTCTTTTATATATTGGTATGGGGTGGCTCAGTATATTTGCTGTCAAACCAATGTATATCGGATTAGGTTTTGAGGGATTTGCTTTATTGTTAGCTGGAGGACTCTCATTTACAATTGGGACCATTTTTTATAGTATGCGTAACGTTAAGTATATGCATGTCTTATGGCATTTATTTGTTTTAGCAGGTACTGGATTTATCTATTTTTCAATCTTGCTCTATGGATAA
- the uvsE gene encoding UV DNA damage repair endonuclease UvsE, which produces MSIGYACLTIGIPGTSIRTCRKVNATEEKLKELILFNLESLENIIDYNIKNKIKLFRISSDIIPFGSSPVNTLAWWELFKPQFEQIGQKIKAGGMRVSMHPGQYTVLNSPDEDVVSRAIEDLNYHARFLDSLGVGSEHKIVLHIGGVYQEKEIAVKRFVSSYQMLSDTIKKRLVIENDDRSYTVSDVLSVSLTTGAPVIYDNLHNAINTSDVTKDDAYWIELTRKTWKPEDGPQKIHYSQQSAMSRIGAHTRTISLDPFMDFYHQVSREDLDIMLEVKDKSLSAIKCIIATTPQQHVKLLEKEWSLYKYSVLERSPKLYDKIRQLLKDKNSFPALDFYRLVDQSLEMEVTTGTAVNAAAHVYGYFKNKATEKEKIAFFKQLDKVEKNDGSLKTLKKMLWKLAVNYNEPYLLESYYFIL; this is translated from the coding sequence ATGAGTATTGGCTATGCTTGTTTAACAATAGGAATTCCAGGAACAAGTATTAGAACTTGTCGGAAAGTAAATGCAACAGAAGAAAAACTAAAAGAATTGATTCTTTTTAATTTGGAGTCACTTGAAAATATTATAGATTACAATATAAAAAATAAAATCAAATTATTTCGTATTAGCTCAGATATCATCCCTTTTGGTTCAAGTCCGGTCAACACATTAGCATGGTGGGAACTATTTAAACCTCAATTTGAACAGATCGGACAAAAAATCAAAGCTGGTGGAATGCGAGTATCGATGCATCCTGGACAATATACGGTATTAAATTCACCAGATGAAGATGTTGTATCGAGAGCGATTGAAGATTTAAATTATCATGCACGCTTTTTAGATAGTCTTGGAGTCGGTTCCGAACATAAAATAGTGTTGCATATTGGTGGTGTCTACCAAGAAAAAGAGATTGCTGTGAAGCGTTTTGTCAGCAGTTATCAAATGTTATCAGATACAATAAAAAAAAGACTGGTAATTGAGAATGATGACCGTTCTTATACCGTTTCTGATGTATTATCTGTTAGTCTAACGACAGGAGCTCCGGTTATTTATGATAATCTTCATAATGCTATCAATACAAGTGATGTAACAAAAGATGATGCTTATTGGATCGAACTGACCCGCAAAACATGGAAGCCTGAAGATGGTCCTCAAAAAATACATTATTCTCAACAAAGTGCAATGAGCCGAATAGGGGCACATACGCGAACAATTTCACTTGATCCATTTATGGATTTTTATCATCAGGTCTCAAGAGAAGACTTGGATATTATGTTAGAGGTAAAAGATAAGAGTCTTTCTGCTATAAAATGCATTATTGCGACAACACCGCAGCAGCATGTCAAATTATTGGAAAAAGAATGGAGTCTTTATAAATACAGTGTTTTAGAAAGATCACCAAAGCTATATGATAAGATACGTCAATTATTAAAAGATAAAAATAGTTTTCCTGCACTAGATTTCTATCGTTTAGTGGATCAATCATTAGAAATGGAAGTGACAACAGGAACTGCGGTGAATGCTGCTGCTCATGTTTATGGTTATTTTAAAAATAAAGCAACAGAAAAAGAAAAAATTGCTTTTTTCAAACAATTAGATAAAGTTGAAAAAAATGATGGCTCACTAAAAACATTAAAGAAAATGTTGTGGAAATTAGCTGTAAACTACAATGAACCTTATTTGCTTGAATCATATTATTTTATACTTTAA
- a CDS encoding UV damage endonuclease UvsE, which produces MNIQKIVALVILLSGVILLVYGFVESNQVSFITGIVLIVITILDYMKLKNKEK; this is translated from the coding sequence ATGAATATACAAAAAATTGTCGCCTTAGTTATTTTACTTTCAGGAGTTATTTTACTTGTTTACGGATTTGTAGAGAGCAATCAGGTTTCATTTATTACGGGAATTGTTCTGATCGTGATCACGATTTTAGATTATATGAAATTAAAAAACAAGGAAAAATAA